One window of Parabacteroides sp. FAFU027 genomic DNA carries:
- a CDS encoding DUF4249 domain-containing protein, producing MKSIYSLLLVGIALLTSCTEEIKIILGSTDPELVVEGAITTDTLAHIITLKRTAYYFSNQQAGCVTGATVTLSDGTNEIILTEDPLQKGNYLTPANYYGVAGHTYTLNISNVDINNDSTKEIYTSSCYLNNVPRIDSMSVEKKQVFYQNAFAVRISMQDPANETNYYLFRNWKNGICLSDSIDEWGITDDQFFNGKYLKNESVMYLFPKEKPDENVTPGDTIKVEMCGITKDYLSYINEVVDEYRGRNPLFGGQPANIRTNIKRAFPLSQDGKGARGYFAAYSVAWKQTIYKEKQ from the coding sequence ATGAAGTCTATATATTCGTTATTATTAGTAGGGATAGCACTGTTAACATCATGTACGGAGGAAATCAAAATAATCCTTGGCAGTACCGATCCCGAACTTGTGGTGGAAGGAGCTATTACCACCGACACTCTGGCTCATATTATAACTTTAAAGAGGACAGCCTACTACTTTTCCAATCAGCAAGCCGGGTGTGTAACTGGTGCCACAGTGACTCTTTCCGATGGAACGAATGAGATTATCCTGACGGAAGATCCTCTCCAAAAGGGAAATTATCTTACTCCTGCAAATTATTATGGCGTTGCCGGCCATACTTATACGTTGAATATATCAAATGTTGATATCAATAATGACAGCACAAAAGAGATCTACACATCTTCCTGCTATCTGAATAACGTTCCCCGGATTGACTCAATGAGTGTTGAGAAAAAACAGGTCTTTTACCAGAATGCTTTTGCAGTGAGAATATCTATGCAGGATCCGGCTAATGAAACAAATTATTACCTGTTCCGCAACTGGAAAAACGGGATTTGTCTTTCAGATAGTATTGATGAATGGGGAATTACGGATGATCAGTTTTTTAATGGCAAATATCTTAAAAACGAATCTGTAATGTATCTCTTTCCCAAAGAAAAACCGGATGAGAATGTAACACCCGGAGATACGATTAAAGTGGAAATGTGTGGAATCACCAAGGACTATCTCAGTTATATCAACGAAGTTGTGGATGAATACCGGGGGCGCAATCCTCTTTTCGGAGGCCAACCCGCAAACATCCGTACAAACATAAAACGAGCTTTCCCATTGAGTCAAGACGGCAAAGGAGCCAGAGGTTATTTTGCCGCTTACTCAGTCGCCTGGAAACAGACGATATACAAAGAGAAACAATAA
- a CDS encoding citrate/2-methylcitrate synthase, translated as MKKDYMIYKLSESIKKTTTIDPELFTKFNVKRGLRNEDHSGVLVGLTNVGDVVGYERLPEGGLQAVPGKLLYRGIDVDDLVKGVEADNRYGFEETAFLLLSGYLPDREELDLFNNTLNDLCALSQDEKMNILFLRGTDIMNILARQVLVMHTFDENADDNSRENLVRQSINLIAKFPTIVAYAYHVMRHNQQYRSLHIRHPQEGMSLAENFLYMLKGKGNYTELDARTLDLALILHAEHGGGNNSTFTVRVTSSTETDTYSSISAAIGSLKGPLHGGANLKVIDMFNHLKENIKDWNSDSEITDYLMKMLNKKVYNHKGLIYGIGHAVYTISDPRAELLKEMARDLAKEKKREEEFAFLEKLEERGVEAFMNFKGNKVNKRVCANVDFYSGFVYEMIGLPQEVYTPLFAMSRIAGWCAHRIEELNFDGRRIIRPAYKNVSERQEFTPLNKR; from the coding sequence ATGAAGAAAGATTATATGATTTACAAATTGTCGGAGTCAATCAAAAAGACTACGACAATAGATCCTGAACTTTTCACCAAGTTCAATGTAAAAAGGGGCTTGCGCAACGAAGACCATTCCGGGGTATTGGTTGGTCTGACCAATGTAGGTGACGTTGTAGGTTATGAGCGACTTCCTGAGGGTGGATTGCAGGCTGTACCGGGTAAATTACTTTACCGTGGTATTGATGTAGATGATCTGGTTAAAGGAGTAGAAGCCGATAACCGTTACGGATTTGAGGAAACTGCATTTCTGCTTTTATCAGGATACCTTCCTGACAGAGAAGAGCTTGATCTTTTCAACAATACATTGAATGACCTGTGTGCCCTTAGTCAGGATGAAAAAATGAATATCCTCTTCCTACGTGGAACCGATATCATGAATATCCTCGCCCGTCAGGTGTTGGTTATGCACACGTTTGATGAAAATGCAGACGACAATTCCCGTGAAAATCTGGTACGTCAGTCTATCAATCTGATTGCCAAATTCCCGACAATTGTGGCTTACGCTTACCACGTAATGCGTCACAACCAGCAATATCGTTCGCTGCATATCCGTCACCCGCAAGAGGGTATGTCACTTGCAGAAAACTTCCTGTACATGCTGAAAGGAAAAGGTAACTATACCGAACTGGATGCCCGTACACTTGACCTGGCGTTAATACTGCACGCTGAGCACGGTGGTGGTAACAACTCTACCTTTACCGTACGTGTTACCAGTTCGACAGAAACGGATACTTACTCTTCAATTTCGGCAGCGATTGGCTCACTCAAAGGGCCATTGCATGGAGGTGCCAACCTGAAGGTAATTGACATGTTTAATCACCTCAAGGAAAATATAAAAGACTGGAACAGCGACAGCGAGATTACGGATTACCTGATGAAGATGCTCAACAAAAAGGTGTACAACCACAAAGGCTTAATCTACGGTATCGGACACGCTGTCTACACGATCTCTGACCCACGCGCAGAACTTCTTAAAGAAATGGCCCGTGATCTGGCTAAAGAGAAGAAACGTGAGGAAGAATTTGCATTTCTTGAAAAACTGGAAGAAAGAGGCGTTGAAGCCTTCATGAACTTTAAAGGCAACAAAGTAAATAAACGTGTTTGTGCCAATGTAGACTTCTACTCCGGTTTTGTTTACGAAATGATCGGATTGCCACAAGAGGTATACACCCCTCTATTTGCAATGTCGAGAATTGCGGGCTGGTGTGCTCACCGCATTGAAGAGTTAAACTTCGACGGTCGTCGCATTATCCGTCCGGCTTACAAAAACGTATCAGAACGTCAGGAATTTACGCCATTGAACAAACGATAA
- a CDS encoding NAD(P)H-dependent oxidoreductase, which translates to MKKILIINGNPEKDSFSTALSERYEMGAKKAGATCNTIHLSELKFDPILRHGYNTRTELEPDLMDVVYEIESSDHLVFIYPCWWSTFPALLKGFIDRVFLPGFTFDTKPDSYKYKKLLKGKTARLIVTMDAPTWYYRLINGSPGLKAMKKCTLEFCGVKPVKVTTFGLMKTSSTDQREKMLQKAEQLGHLLK; encoded by the coding sequence ATGAAAAAGATACTGATTATCAATGGAAATCCGGAGAAAGACAGTTTCTCAACCGCCCTCTCCGAACGGTATGAAATGGGAGCGAAAAAAGCCGGAGCAACTTGCAACACCATACATTTGTCCGAATTAAAGTTTGATCCGATTCTAAGGCATGGTTATAATACCCGCACTGAGCTGGAACCTGATTTGATGGACGTTGTTTATGAAATAGAGTCGAGCGATCACCTCGTTTTTATTTATCCCTGCTGGTGGAGCACCTTTCCGGCTCTGCTCAAAGGATTTATTGACCGGGTCTTCCTGCCCGGATTTACGTTTGATACTAAACCTGATTCCTATAAATACAAGAAATTGCTTAAAGGCAAAACGGCACGACTCATTGTAACAATGGACGCTCCAACCTGGTACTACCGGTTAATAAACGGAAGTCCAGGACTGAAAGCGATGAAGAAATGCACGCTGGAGTTCTGCGGAGTAAAACCCGTTAAGGTTACTACTTTCGGATTAATGAAAACCTCCAGCACAGACCAAAGAGAGAAAATGTTACAAAAGGCGGAACAACTTGGTCATTTATTGAAATGA
- a CDS encoding peptidylprolyl isomerase — MEIKAGKFVAATYDLFVGGEGEQPELMEKATAEVPLQFIFGTGQMLEAFEDKLAGMKQGSKFDFKLESEQAYGEYQDEHVMDLPRNMFEVEGKFDEEVIFPGNVIPMMDNMGNRMNASVVEVKDDVVVLDFNHPLAGETLHFVGEVIEVRDASEEELKQAMGGGCGGGCGSCGCGEGEESCSTEAGGGCGSGCGCH, encoded by the coding sequence ATGGAAATTAAAGCAGGAAAATTTGTAGCAGCCACATACGATTTATTTGTTGGCGGAGAGGGTGAACAACCAGAATTGATGGAAAAAGCAACAGCCGAAGTACCTTTGCAGTTTATCTTTGGTACCGGACAAATGCTGGAAGCTTTTGAAGACAAACTGGCTGGCATGAAACAAGGCAGCAAATTCGATTTCAAACTTGAAAGCGAACAAGCATATGGAGAATATCAGGACGAGCATGTGATGGATCTTCCACGCAACATGTTTGAAGTTGAAGGCAAATTCGACGAAGAGGTAATCTTCCCTGGTAACGTTATCCCGATGATGGACAATATGGGTAACCGCATGAACGCCAGCGTAGTTGAAGTAAAAGACGATGTTGTTGTTCTTGACTTCAATCACCCATTGGCTGGTGAGACATTGCACTTTGTAGGTGAAGTGATCGAAGTACGCGATGCCAGCGAAGAAGAGCTGAAACAAGCTATGGGCGGTGGCTGCGGAGGCGGTTGCGGTTCTTGCGGATGTGGAGAAGGCGAAGAGTCTTGCAGCACTGAAGCAGGTGGTGGCTGCGGTAGCGGTTGCGGATGTCACTAA
- a CDS encoding DUF4249 domain-containing protein yields MGSCTKFINVNLGSMDPQLIVEGVITTDTMAHKIILKRTADYFSNQKAERISDAIVMLSDSNAETHETHKIQMKEDPDSAGIYMTPSNYFGVKGQIYTINISNVDANKDGISETYTASCKLNSIAPVDSFTITKRKMVYEDAFVIQVYLKDPPEETNYYLFRVWKNDSLVTDSIILWNITDDNFFSPEFMTNDLKIYLFPRFRHKQYIRDNNTVKLEACGITKDYFNFIREAIEAYRGQNPMFGSQPANIRTNVIRTSPPLDVGETGARGYFAAYSVFWKKKIYKAPK; encoded by the coding sequence ATGGGTTCCTGTACGAAATTCATTAATGTCAATCTGGGCAGTATGGATCCGCAACTGATTGTGGAAGGAGTTATCACGACTGATACTATGGCTCATAAGATAATTCTGAAAAGAACTGCTGATTATTTTTCAAATCAAAAAGCAGAACGTATCTCCGATGCCATAGTTATGCTTTCCGACAGCAATGCTGAGACACATGAGACTCATAAGATTCAAATGAAAGAAGATCCGGATAGCGCCGGTATTTATATGACACCTTCAAATTACTTCGGAGTGAAAGGACAAATCTATACTATTAACATTAGTAATGTAGATGCCAACAAAGATGGCATTTCTGAAACTTACACAGCTTCTTGTAAACTAAATTCGATTGCCCCGGTCGATTCGTTTACGATCACTAAAAGAAAAATGGTTTATGAAGATGCTTTTGTTATACAGGTTTATCTGAAAGACCCTCCAGAGGAAACAAACTATTATCTGTTTCGGGTCTGGAAAAATGATTCTCTTGTCACTGATAGTATTATTTTATGGAATATTACAGACGATAACTTCTTCAGTCCGGAATTCATGACCAATGACCTGAAGATTTATCTTTTCCCCCGATTCAGGCATAAGCAGTACATCCGCGACAATAATACCGTTAAACTTGAAGCCTGCGGAATTACCAAAGATTATTTCAACTTTATCCGTGAAGCTATCGAGGCTTACCGGGGACAAAATCCAATGTTTGGCAGCCAACCGGCCAACATTCGTACGAATGTTATCCGAACTTCGCCCCCACTTGATGTCGGAGAAACCGGTGCCAGAGGCTATTTTGCCGCTTATTCTGTATTCTGGAAAAAGAAAATTTACAAAGCGCCAAAGTGA
- a CDS encoding TonB-dependent receptor, protein MKAKKSIILTLFIGFVSLIYATNPGEKVSLNGYVKDNTNGEVLIGATISIKGKGIGVVTNNYGFYSLKLPQGTYEIDFNYVGYKTVTKKVTLDVSTRMNVELTPDTRSLQEVTVTADRKDANVKRNEMSAQKIEIGTIRKIPALMGEVDLIKAIQLLPGVVSAGEGTSSFSVRGGGIDQNLIILDEATVYNASHLMGFFSVFNNDAIKNLTLYKGDVPATYDGRLSSLLEVNMKDGNSKKLSGSGGIGTISSRLTLEGPINKDKTSFIVSARRTYADLFLKLSKDEKIRDNQLYFYDFNAKVSHRFDDNNRLFISGYLGQDVFRNKDAGFDFGNSTFSVRWNHLYSKNLFTNLSLIYCNYRYGLESSMSDESNFEWRYKMRDFGLKYDFSYYKSPEATYKFGYQSTFHKLSPGTVISSGGTTSYDPYILPDNNALEQAIYTSGDFKLSDRLSVKAGLRLNVFSNVGASTIYHYDEIYNSTDSTVYGNGRFIKTFVRLSPRAGVTYQLDAHSSVKANYSRTNQFLQMASNSTAGTPLDLWFTASPNVKPQTCDQFAAGYFHNFLDNSVEASVELFYKDMHNTIDFRDHAQLLLNKKLDGELRFGRSHAYGAEFLLQKTKGSTTGWISYAYSHSVRTIDGVNNNNSYVAPYDRPHTVYIVANHDFNEKYSLGANFVYASGQPVTYPVARMNVGSVIVPVYSNRNEYRMPDYHRLDVSLTYKPTKKKKRLWEGEWNFSVYNIYAHKNAWAINFTGDQDNPYKTKAEMTYLFTFIPSVTYNFKF, encoded by the coding sequence ATGAAAGCAAAGAAAAGCATAATACTGACTCTTTTTATCGGATTTGTATCATTGATATATGCAACAAATCCGGGAGAAAAAGTCAGCCTGAACGGATATGTGAAAGATAATACCAACGGAGAGGTGCTTATAGGCGCGACCATTTCAATCAAAGGGAAAGGAATAGGCGTAGTAACAAACAACTATGGATTTTATTCGCTTAAACTCCCCCAAGGAACTTATGAGATTGATTTCAACTATGTAGGATACAAGACTGTAACGAAAAAAGTCACGCTGGATGTCAGTACCCGTATGAACGTGGAACTTACCCCTGATACACGCAGTCTTCAGGAAGTAACCGTAACAGCCGACCGCAAAGACGCTAATGTGAAACGAAATGAGATGAGTGCACAGAAAATTGAAATCGGTACTATCCGTAAGATCCCGGCGCTTATGGGTGAAGTGGATCTGATTAAGGCTATCCAGTTGCTTCCCGGGGTGGTTTCAGCCGGTGAAGGAACTTCGAGTTTCAGTGTCCGTGGTGGTGGTATTGACCAGAACCTGATTATCCTCGATGAAGCAACAGTATATAACGCCTCTCATTTGATGGGTTTCTTTTCGGTCTTTAATAATGATGCCATCAAGAATCTGACTTTGTATAAAGGGGATGTTCCGGCAACCTACGACGGGCGACTATCATCGCTTCTGGAGGTGAATATGAAAGACGGAAACTCGAAAAAGCTGTCTGGCAGCGGAGGTATCGGAACGATTTCAAGCCGGTTAACACTGGAAGGCCCCATCAACAAAGACAAAACCTCCTTTATCGTCTCTGCCCGACGCACGTATGCCGACCTTTTTCTGAAGCTATCCAAGGACGAAAAGATCCGGGATAATCAGCTTTACTTCTACGACTTTAATGCCAAGGTAAGCCATCGCTTTGACGATAATAACCGACTTTTCATTTCCGGCTATCTCGGACAAGACGTTTTCAGGAATAAAGATGCCGGTTTTGACTTTGGGAACAGTACTTTCTCCGTCAGATGGAACCACCTTTACTCAAAAAATCTGTTCACTAACCTATCGCTGATTTATTGTAATTACCGCTATGGACTGGAATCGAGTATGAGCGATGAGAGCAACTTCGAATGGCGCTATAAAATGCGCGACTTTGGGTTAAAGTATGATTTTTCATACTATAAATCACCAGAAGCAACCTACAAATTTGGATATCAAAGTACATTCCACAAACTGAGCCCGGGCACCGTAATATCATCTGGTGGTACAACAAGTTATGACCCCTATATTTTGCCGGATAATAACGCACTGGAACAAGCCATTTACACCTCCGGAGACTTTAAATTATCGGATAGGTTATCGGTAAAAGCGGGTCTTCGATTAAATGTTTTCTCAAACGTAGGAGCCTCTACGATTTATCATTATGACGAGATCTATAACTCTACCGATTCTACAGTTTATGGAAATGGCCGGTTTATAAAAACGTTTGTCCGGCTTTCACCCCGCGCCGGAGTAACATACCAGCTGGATGCTCATTCTTCGGTTAAAGCCAATTATTCCCGGACCAATCAGTTTCTGCAGATGGCCTCCAATTCAACAGCCGGCACACCTCTTGATCTTTGGTTTACCGCCAGTCCCAATGTTAAGCCACAAACCTGTGACCAGTTTGCAGCAGGCTATTTTCATAATTTCCTGGATAATTCAGTTGAAGCTTCCGTTGAACTGTTTTACAAGGATATGCATAATACAATCGACTTTCGTGACCACGCGCAATTATTACTCAATAAAAAGCTGGATGGAGAACTACGCTTCGGGAGATCACACGCTTACGGAGCCGAATTTCTTTTGCAAAAGACAAAAGGCTCTACAACAGGATGGATAAGCTATGCATATTCACATTCCGTCAGGACTATTGATGGAGTAAATAACAACAATAGCTACGTAGCCCCATATGACAGGCCGCATACTGTGTACATCGTTGCCAATCATGATTTTAATGAAAAATATTCGTTGGGAGCAAATTTCGTCTATGCTTCGGGACAACCAGTTACCTACCCTGTTGCCCGGATGAATGTGGGTAGCGTAATCGTTCCTGTTTACTCCAACCGCAATGAATACCGAATGCCCGATTATCACAGATTGGACGTTTCATTGACCTATAAACCAACAAAAAAGAAAAAACGCTTATGGGAAGGAGAATGGAACTTCTCAGTTTACAATATCTACGCTCATAAAAATGCCTGGGCAATCAACTTTACAGGAGATCAGGATAATCCTTATAAAACTAAAGCGGAAATGACCTATTTATTCACGTTTATCCCTTCCGTGACCTATAATTTCAAATTCTGA
- a CDS encoding glutathione peroxidase, whose amino-acid sequence MNKLLIIALVGVLNIISSTAKGFYSFKAKTIEGKNISMTKFRGHKILIVNVASKCGFTPEYSKLQALYLKYKDRNFVIVGFPANNFKEQEPGTNEEIRQFCTLNYQVSFPLMSKISVRGEDMHPIYHWLTEKKQNGVFDAPVKWNFQKFLIDEKGNLIGFMEPGKNPDYDKISRWIETGEWKQ is encoded by the coding sequence ATGAATAAGTTGCTGATAATTGCATTAGTAGGTGTCCTGAATATTATAAGCAGCACCGCAAAAGGTTTCTATAGTTTTAAAGCTAAAACCATAGAAGGAAAGAATATCTCTATGACAAAGTTCAGAGGACATAAGATTCTGATCGTAAATGTGGCTTCTAAATGTGGGTTCACCCCTGAATACAGCAAACTACAGGCGCTTTATCTGAAATATAAAGACCGTAATTTTGTAATAGTAGGTTTTCCTGCAAATAACTTCAAGGAGCAGGAACCGGGTACGAATGAAGAGATTCGACAGTTCTGTACGCTGAATTATCAGGTTAGCTTTCCTTTAATGAGTAAAATATCCGTAAGGGGTGAAGACATGCACCCGATTTATCACTGGCTGACGGAAAAGAAGCAAAACGGTGTTTTTGATGCGCCCGTAAAATGGAACTTTCAGAAGTTTCTGATTGATGAGAAAGGCAATCTTATCGGATTTATGGAGCCCGGTAAGAACCCGGATTATGATAAAATATCCCGCTGGATTGAGACAGGAGAGTGGAAGCAATAA
- a CDS encoding TonB-dependent receptor, translating into MPLRKLLILFFLFRLVFYSFSENQVDLVTLSGYVTDATNGQALVGATVRVKESETIITTNSKGFFAFALPVGSYNLNVFLVGYKILNQKVTLDKNKSITFKLIGLSSNLQELVVTTGRNDENVRNNMLGVHKLGIEEIRKIPAFMGEVDLLKVIQLLPGVSTVDEGTSSFIVRGGSSDQNLILLDEATVYNASHLMGFFSTFNNDAIKNLTLYKGDIPVLYDGRLSSLLDVRMKEGNYNKISGSGGVGPISSRIAIDGPLSNRTTFLIAARRTYADLFLKLSNEDRIKNNKLNFYDLNFKIDHQIDNNNRLYLSAYMGKDNFKTLDVANNYGNDAMSIRWNHLFSRRMSSNLSLMYSSYGYQLASTVSDDSNFDWKYKMRDFNIRYDFTHLHNSTSVKFGYQAVLHKFNPGTITSTGSANDQKPFILPENKSVEQAIYISNDFSLSQKINIKVGIRLNAFSNVGGTTVYKYDQNYNPEDSMTYGNNNFFNTYLRLSPRIGFRWQFNSNSSFKLNYSHTNQFLQMASNSTSGTPLDLWFTASPYVKPQTCDQYSFGFFRNFGNNTYETSFEVYYKKMKHTIDFRDHAQLLHNRLLEGELRFGNSEAIGSEFLFQKTKGKTTGWISYSYSKSTRTIKDINKDQSYYSPYDRPHTVYVIVNQELKKNLSCGATFIFSSGRPITYPIARMEFDKLNLPVYSDRNAYRMPEYHRLDLAMTWEPISKRKHFWNGEWNFSIYNVYARKNAWTINFVNYRKAGNDSETRAEMTYLYSIIPSVTYNFKF; encoded by the coding sequence ATGCCATTAAGGAAATTGTTGATTCTATTTTTCTTATTCCGGCTTGTATTTTACTCATTTTCTGAAAATCAGGTCGATTTAGTCACATTAAGCGGATACGTAACAGATGCGACTAACGGTCAGGCATTGGTCGGAGCAACCGTCAGAGTTAAAGAATCAGAAACCATAATTACCACCAATAGTAAGGGATTTTTTGCCTTTGCTTTACCAGTTGGAAGTTACAATCTGAATGTCTTTCTGGTTGGTTATAAGATCCTGAATCAGAAAGTGACCCTCGACAAGAACAAATCAATAACTTTTAAACTAATTGGGTTATCAAGCAACCTGCAGGAACTTGTGGTAACAACAGGACGCAACGACGAAAATGTCAGAAATAATATGTTGGGAGTTCATAAACTTGGAATAGAAGAAATCCGAAAAATTCCTGCATTTATGGGGGAAGTTGACCTACTGAAAGTAATTCAGTTGCTCCCGGGGGTGTCTACAGTGGATGAAGGAACTTCCAGTTTCATTGTCCGTGGAGGCAGCTCGGATCAAAATCTAATTCTATTAGATGAAGCAACTGTATATAACGCCTCTCACCTGATGGGTTTCTTTTCCACATTCAATAATGATGCAATTAAAAACCTGACACTTTATAAAGGAGATATTCCGGTATTGTACGATGGTCGCCTCTCTTCTCTACTCGATGTCAGGATGAAAGAAGGAAATTACAACAAAATATCCGGGAGTGGAGGTGTTGGTCCTATCTCCAGCAGAATCGCCATTGATGGACCGTTGAGTAACCGGACAACATTTTTAATTGCTGCACGACGCACATACGCTGACCTTTTTCTCAAATTATCGAATGAGGATAGAATCAAAAATAACAAACTGAACTTCTATGACCTAAACTTCAAGATCGATCACCAGATAGACAATAATAACCGCCTTTACCTATCCGCCTATATGGGTAAAGACAATTTTAAAACTCTGGATGTAGCAAATAATTACGGAAACGATGCCATGTCTATACGCTGGAATCACTTATTCTCAAGAAGAATGTCAAGCAATCTCTCATTAATGTATAGCAGTTATGGATATCAGTTGGCATCAACAGTATCTGATGACAGCAATTTTGACTGGAAATATAAAATGAGAGATTTCAACATCCGTTACGATTTTACTCATTTGCATAATAGTACATCCGTTAAGTTTGGTTATCAAGCGGTGCTACATAAATTCAATCCTGGTACAATAACCTCTACCGGGTCAGCGAATGATCAAAAACCATTTATTCTGCCCGAAAACAAATCAGTGGAACAGGCTATTTATATTTCTAATGATTTCTCACTTTCCCAAAAGATAAATATTAAAGTGGGCATCCGGTTAAATGCATTTTCAAATGTCGGCGGTACGACTGTTTATAAGTATGATCAAAATTACAATCCTGAAGACTCAATGACATACGGTAATAATAACTTTTTCAACACCTACCTGAGACTTTCTCCGCGAATTGGTTTTCGCTGGCAGTTTAATTCAAACTCTTCGTTTAAGCTGAATTACTCTCATACCAACCAATTTTTGCAAATGGCTTCTAACTCGACCTCCGGAACGCCACTTGATTTATGGTTTACAGCCAGTCCTTACGTGAAACCTCAGACATGTGACCAATATTCGTTCGGGTTTTTCAGAAATTTTGGTAATAATACTTACGAAACCTCCTTCGAAGTGTACTACAAAAAAATGAAACACACAATAGACTTCAGGGATCATGCACAATTACTCCATAACCGGCTATTGGAAGGCGAGCTAAGATTTGGAAACTCAGAAGCAATTGGTTCTGAATTTCTTTTCCAGAAAACGAAAGGAAAGACCACCGGTTGGATTAGCTATTCTTATTCGAAGTCAACAAGAACAATCAAAGATATTAATAAAGACCAATCCTATTATTCACCCTATGACCGACCTCACACGGTTTACGTGATAGTCAATCAGGAATTGAAAAAAAACCTCTCTTGTGGTGCAACATTTATTTTCAGCTCCGGCCGTCCTATTACATATCCGATTGCGCGTATGGAATTTGACAAGCTCAACCTACCGGTTTATTCCGATCGAAATGCTTACAGGATGCCAGAATACCACCGTCTTGACCTGGCTATGACATGGGAACCTATTAGCAAAAGGAAACACTTCTGGAATGGCGAATGGAACTTTTCCATTTATAATGTTTATGCCCGCAAAAATGCATGGACTATAAACTTTGTCAACTATAGAAAAGCAGGGAATGATTCAGAGACCAGAGCTGAAATGACCTATCTGTACTCTATTATCCCCTCTGTTACATACAATTTCAAATTCTAA